AACTGCTCGGCTACCGCACCGACATCCCCGACCTGCTGGCCGCCGCCGACCTGGTGGTGCTCTCCTCCCGTTGGGAGGCCCGCTCGCTGGTCGCCCAGGAGGCCATGCGGGCCGGCGTCCCGGTGGTGGCCACCGCCGTCGGCGGCGTCCCCGAACTGGTCGGCGACGCCGCCGTCCTGGTCCCGTTCGCCGACCCCCGGGCGCTGGGCGCCGCCGTCCGCGACCTGCTCGCCGACCCCGGCCGCCGCGCCGCGCTCTCCGCCGCCGGCCGGGCCCAGGCCGCCACCTGGCCGGACGAGGCGGCCACCGTCGCCCAGGTGCTGTCCATCTACGACGAGCTGGCGCAGCGCCGCCCCTGACCCCCCGTCGACGGCCCGGCCGCCCGTCACCGGCCCGCCCGGCGGGCGGTCAGCCGTCGGACAGGTTGAGCCCGCCCGCCGCGGTCAGCCGCAGGGCGGTGTCGATCAGCGGGACGTGGCTGAACGCCTGCGGGAAGTTGCCGACCTGGCGGCGGGCCCGCGGGTCCCACTCCTCGGCGAGCAGGCCCAGGTCGTTGCGCAGGGCCAGCAGCCGTTCGAACAGCTCGCGGGCCTCGCCGACCCGGCCGATCATCGCCAGGTCGTCGGCCAGCCAGAACGAGCAGGCCAGGAACGCGCCCTCGTGCCCGGACAGCCCGTCCACGTTGTTGCCGTCGTCGTCGTGGGTCGGGTAGCGCAGCACGAAGCCGTCCTCGGTGGACAGTTCGCGCTGGATCGCCTCGATGGTGCCGATGACCCGCTTGTCGTCCGGCGGCAGGAAGCCGACCTGCGGGATCAGCAGCAGCGAGGCGTCCAGCTCCCTGCCGCCGTAGTACTGGGTGAAGGTGTTGCGCTGCGGGTCGTAGCCGCGGGCGCACACGTCGGCGTGGATCTCGGCGCGCAGGGCCGTCCAGCGCTCGGTCAGGCCGGGCGGCTGCTCGTCGGCCTGGGCCAGCAGCTTGAGGGTGCGGTCGACGGCGACCCAGGCCATCACCTTGGAGTGCACGAAGTGCCGGCGCGGGCCGCGGACCTCCCAGATGCCCTCGTCCGGGTTGCGCCAGTGGTCCTCCAGGTACTCGATCAGGCGCAGTTGCAGCTGGTGGGCGTGGTCGTGCCGGGACAGGCCGGACATGGTGGCCAGGTGCAGGGCCTCGACCACCTCGCCGTACACGTCGAGCTGGAGCTGCCCGGCGGCGCCGTTGCCGACCCGGACCGGGCGGGAGTCCTCGTAGCCGGGCAGCCAGTCGAGTTCGGACTCGGTGAGTTCGCGCTCCCCGGCGATGCCGTACATGATCTGCAGGTTCTCCGGGTCGCCGGCCACCGCGCGCAGCAGCCACTCGCGCCAGGCCCGGGCCTCCTCGCGGTAGCCGGTGCGCAGCAGCGAGGAGAGGGTGATCGCGGCGTCGCGCAGCCAGGTGTAGCGGTAGTCCCAGTTGCGCTCGCCGCCGAGGTCCTCGGGCAGCGAGGTGGTGGGGGCGGCGACGATGCCGCCGGTGGGGGCGTAGGTGAGCGCCTTGAGGGTGATCAGCGAGCGGACCACGGCCTCCCGGTAGGGGCCCTGGTAGGTGCACTGGTCGACCCAGTCGCGCCAGAACCGCTCGGTGGAGGCCAGCGCGCCCTCGGCGTCCGGCGGGGCGGGGGCCGGCTCGTGCGAGGCCTTCCAGGTCAGGCCGAAGGCGATCCGCTCGCCCGCGGTGACGGTGAAGTCCGCGTACGTGGTCAGGTCGCGCCCGT
This is a stretch of genomic DNA from Kitasatospora fiedleri. It encodes these proteins:
- a CDS encoding glycoside hydrolase family 15 protein → MAGRIEDYALIGDMQTAALVSRDGAVDWLCLPRFDSPAVFAGLLGTDEHGFWRIGPATPVEPPPAAPEPRSALLDTGELRVPPVTAAAPAVPCDRRRYRGDSLILEQEWDTEGGTVRVIDFMPPRHLLGTPDVPQMIRIVEGLAGTVRMRSAVRMRFSYGRIVPWVHRVEHPEVGQRTVAVAGPDSVWLDGHAETYGRDLTTYADFTVTAGERIAFGLTWKASHEPAPAPPDAEGALASTERFWRDWVDQCTYQGPYREAVVRSLITLKALTYAPTGGIVAAPTTSLPEDLGGERNWDYRYTWLRDAAITLSSLLRTGYREEARAWREWLLRAVAGDPENLQIMYGIAGERELTESELDWLPGYEDSRPVRVGNGAAGQLQLDVYGEVVEALHLATMSGLSRHDHAHQLQLRLIEYLEDHWRNPDEGIWEVRGPRRHFVHSKVMAWVAVDRTLKLLAQADEQPPGLTERWTALRAEIHADVCARGYDPQRNTFTQYYGGRELDASLLLIPQVGFLPPDDKRVIGTIEAIQRELSTEDGFVLRYPTHDDDGNNVDGLSGHEGAFLACSFWLADDLAMIGRVGEARELFERLLALRNDLGLLAEEWDPRARRQVGNFPQAFSHVPLIDTALRLTAAGGLNLSDG